The sequence GGAGCGGGGCGTGCCCATCCGTATCGGCGTCAACGGCGGCTCGCTGGAAAAGGACCTGCTTCACCGTCACGGCGGCCCCACGCCCCAGGCCATGGTCGAGTCCGGTCTGCGCCATGTGGCCATGCTGGAGCGCCGGAACTTCACCGACATCAAGATTTCGCTCAAGACCTCGTCGGTGCTGAACACCATCGCCGCTTATCGGCTCATGGCAGAGCGGGTGGACTATCCGCTGCACATCGGCGTCACCGAGGCCGGAACCCTGGTGCGCGGCACGGTCAAATCCTCTGTGGGCCTGGGCATCCTGCTCTGGGAAGGCATCGGTGATACCCTGCGCGTGTCCCTGACCCATGATCCTGTAGCCGAGATCGGCGTGGCCTACGAGATACTGCGCTCCCTGGGCCTGCGCCATCGTGGCCCGGAGATCATCGCCTGCCCCACCTGCGGCCGCACCGAGATCGACCTCATCACCCTGGCCGAGCAGGTGGAGGAAGCCCTGCGCGGCGTGGAGGAGGTCTTCACCGTGGCGGTCATGGGCTGCGCGGTCAACGGTCCGGGCGAGGCCCGCGAGGCGGACATCGGCATCGCGGGCGGACGCGGCCTGGGCATCATTTTTCGCAAGGGCGAGGTGGTGCGCAAGGTCCGCGGCGATAACCGCCTGTTGCCGGAATTCATGAAGGAAATCGAAGCGTTTTTACGCGAAAGGAGATCGTGATATATGCGTCTTTCCCGTTACTACATTCCGACCCTCAAGGAAGATCCGGCCGATGCCGAGGTCGTGTCCCACAAGCTGTTGATGCGTGCGGGCATGGTCCGCAAGCTGACCAGCGGCATCTACAACTACCTGCCCCTTGGTCTGCGCGCCATCAACAAGGTGGCCGGTATCGTGCGCGAGGAGATGGACCGGGCCGGAGCCATGGAAGTGTCCATGCCCATGGTCCAGCCCGCCGACCTCTGGCAGGAGACCGGACGCTGGGACTACTACGGCAAGGAACTCCTGCGTCTCAAGGACCGTCACGGCCGTGACTACTGCCTCGGACCCACCCACGAGGAGGTCATCACCGACTTGGTGCGCGGGGAGATCAAGTCCTACAAGCAGTTGCCGATCAATCTCTATCAGATTCAGACCAAGTTTCGCGACGAGATCCGCCCCCGCTTCGGCTTGATGCGCGGCCGCGAGTTCATCATGAAGGACGCCTACTCCTTTGACCGCGACGAGTCCGGGGCCGAAGCCTCCTATTGGGCCATGTTCGAGGCGTACAAGGCCGCTTTTTCGCGCATCGGGCTGCGGTTCAAGCCGGTCCAGGCCGATTCCGGGGCCATCGGCGGCGACTTTTCCCACGAGTTCATGGTCCTGGCAGAGACCGGGGAGGACACCATTGCCTCCTGCAAATCCTGCCAGTTCGGGGCCAACCTGGAAAAAGCCAAGGTGGCCGCGCCCGTCAGCGAATGCCTCTGCGACGCCCCGTGTCCGCCCATCGAACAGGTGGACACGCCCGGCCAGCACACCGTGGACGAGGTCTGCGCCTTTCTTGGCATCACGTCCGACAAGCTGATCAAGACCCTGCTCTTTGTGGTGGACGGCAACCCCGTGGCCGCCCTGGTGCGCGGCGACCGCGAACTCAACGATGTCAAGCTGCGCAACCTCGTGGGCGGCAACGAGATCGAAATGGCTGACGAGGCCTTGGTGCGCAAGCTCACAGGAGCGCCAGTGGGCTTTGCCGGACCCGTCGGGCTGGCCGAGGGTGTGCCCGTCTACGCCGACGCCGAGTTGTGCCTCGCCACCGACTGGGTGGCCGGGGCCAATGCTGCCGATACCCACATCCGCCACCTCT is a genomic window of Pseudodesulfovibrio alkaliphilus containing:
- the ispG gene encoding flavodoxin-dependent (E)-4-hydroxy-3-methylbut-2-enyl-diphosphate synthase encodes the protein MERKRTRTVDVGGVGIGGGNPVRVQSMCNTDTRDVPGTLAQIGRLAEAGCEIVRLAVPDDKAAAALSTIRAKSPVPLIADIHFDHRLALAAIKAGMDGLRINPGNIGDEAKVDTVVRAAQERGVPIRIGVNGGSLEKDLLHRHGGPTPQAMVESGLRHVAMLERRNFTDIKISLKTSSVLNTIAAYRLMAERVDYPLHIGVTEAGTLVRGTVKSSVGLGILLWEGIGDTLRVSLTHDPVAEIGVAYEILRSLGLRHRGPEIIACPTCGRTEIDLITLAEQVEEALRGVEEVFTVAVMGCAVNGPGEAREADIGIAGGRGLGIIFRKGEVVRKVRGDNRLLPEFMKEIEAFLRERRS
- a CDS encoding proline--tRNA ligase is translated as MRLSRYYIPTLKEDPADAEVVSHKLLMRAGMVRKLTSGIYNYLPLGLRAINKVAGIVREEMDRAGAMEVSMPMVQPADLWQETGRWDYYGKELLRLKDRHGRDYCLGPTHEEVITDLVRGEIKSYKQLPINLYQIQTKFRDEIRPRFGLMRGREFIMKDAYSFDRDESGAEASYWAMFEAYKAAFSRIGLRFKPVQADSGAIGGDFSHEFMVLAETGEDTIASCKSCQFGANLEKAKVAAPVSECLCDAPCPPIEQVDTPGQHTVDEVCAFLGITSDKLIKTLLFVVDGNPVAALVRGDRELNDVKLRNLVGGNEIEMADEALVRKLTGAPVGFAGPVGLAEGVPVYADAELCLATDWVAGANAADTHIRHLSLGRDCAIEKFADLRVIEPTDPCPECGSAIEFTKGIEVGHVFKLGLKYSKKMEATFLDENGKSQYMVMGCYGIGVSRIVASAIEQNHDDAGCCFPPSIAPFEAVLISLGGKDEAVNVKADELYRELLALGVDACFDDRQERPGVKFAEADLIGYPMQLVLGGKGLANGIVEAKDRKTGEKTELPIDGFTQAFTAWRKEIWNRWGLEA